Proteins encoded within one genomic window of Pararhizobium capsulatum DSM 1112:
- a CDS encoding PaaI family thioesterase — protein sequence MTVEIYPGVTVPGIGTLPLEVIAQQSGLEAMQGLLDGNYPAPPMAATLKFTLTEVEEGRVVFKGLPTAEYLNPLGTVHGGWAATIMDSALGCVVMTALKAGEAYTTIEFKVNLVRPLLPGMGEVFCEGKIVHRGRTIATSECWLRDGKGKLLAHGTETCVIFPIENLTRG from the coding sequence ATGACTGTTGAGATTTATCCCGGAGTGACCGTCCCCGGTATCGGCACCTTGCCGCTTGAGGTTATTGCACAGCAAAGTGGCCTTGAGGCGATGCAGGGCCTGCTGGATGGTAACTACCCTGCGCCGCCGATGGCCGCCACCTTGAAATTCACGCTGACGGAAGTGGAAGAGGGCAGGGTCGTCTTCAAGGGACTACCCACAGCCGAGTATCTCAATCCGCTCGGCACCGTCCATGGCGGCTGGGCCGCGACGATCATGGATTCCGCCCTTGGCTGTGTCGTCATGACGGCGCTGAAAGCGGGCGAGGCCTACACGACTATCGAGTTCAAGGTCAATCTGGTGCGTCCGTTGCTGCCGGGCATGGGCGAAGTCTTCTGCGAGGGTAAAATCGTGCACCGCGGTCGCACCATCGCCACGTCGGAATGCTGGCTGAGGGACGGCAAGGGCAAGCTTCTCGCGCATGGCACGGAAACCTGCGTGATCTTTCCCATCGAAAACCTGACGCGCGGATAA
- the recO gene encoding DNA repair protein RecO, giving the protein MAEVMTRSHGRHLGMVRSGRSRTMQPVLQPGNEVELVWRARLEEHMGDFRMEPVRLRAAQLMESATALYGVQAMAALLRLLPERDPHLYLYDSLSIILDHLHDPADAGELFVRFEISVLNDLGFGLDLAECAATGARTDLIYVSPKSGRAVSREAGAPYADRMLVLPAFLSDRSRGADHDSLLAAFRMTAHFLNRHVYEPRGITLPAARDGFVQSALKVLKSTASAAS; this is encoded by the coding sequence ATCGCCGAGGTGATGACCCGCTCCCATGGGCGCCATCTGGGTATGGTGCGTTCGGGACGTTCGCGGACGATGCAGCCGGTGCTCCAGCCGGGCAATGAGGTGGAGCTGGTCTGGCGCGCGCGGCTTGAGGAGCATATGGGCGATTTTCGCATGGAGCCGGTGCGCCTGCGTGCCGCGCAGCTCATGGAGAGCGCTACGGCTCTTTACGGCGTTCAGGCGATGGCGGCGCTCCTGCGGCTTCTGCCGGAGCGGGATCCGCATCTCTATCTCTATGATTCGCTTTCGATCATCCTTGACCATCTCCACGATCCTGCCGATGCCGGCGAGCTTTTCGTGCGCTTCGAGATTTCGGTGCTGAATGATCTTGGATTTGGCCTTGATCTTGCGGAATGCGCGGCGACCGGCGCTAGAACTGATCTGATTTATGTCTCGCCAAAGTCGGGCCGCGCCGTGAGCCGCGAGGCCGGCGCACCCTATGCGGACCGGATGCTGGTGCTGCCCGCCTTCCTTTCCGACCGCTCGCGCGGTGCCGATCATGACAGCCTGCTCGCCGCCTTCCGCATGACCGCGCATTTTCTCAACCGCCATGTCTATGAGCCGCGCGGTATCACCCTGCCTGCAGCCCGCGACGGTTTCGTGCAGTCGGCGCTGAAAGTTCTTAAATCGACGGCGTCTGCCGCTTCCTGA
- a CDS encoding HD domain-containing protein — translation MTVSAQLAATFAPFEDLATRLLPHAVSSDDGSHDVAHLLRVWKNACAIQEKEGGDLRLLAAAVLLHDCVSVEKNSPLRSQASRLAAEKASGLLADLGWCVWDIGGVGHAILTHSFSADIMPETLEAKILQDADRLDAIGMVGAARCFYIAGRMGSALYDPLDPLANNRPLDDKAYAIDHFETKLFRLTDGFQTTAGRRMAEKRQAKLAQVLAMMLEEI, via the coding sequence ATGACAGTCTCAGCACAGCTTGCCGCCACTTTTGCGCCTTTTGAAGATCTCGCAACACGCCTCTTGCCCCATGCCGTATCCAGCGATGACGGCTCCCATGATGTCGCCCATTTGCTCCGGGTCTGGAAAAATGCCTGTGCGATACAGGAAAAGGAGGGCGGCGATCTGCGTTTGCTTGCCGCTGCCGTTCTGCTGCATGATTGCGTTTCGGTGGAAAAGAATTCTCCACTGAGGTCTCAGGCTTCGCGCCTGGCAGCGGAAAAGGCATCCGGTCTCCTTGCTGACCTGGGTTGGTGCGTGTGGGATATAGGCGGTGTTGGCCATGCGATCCTCACGCACAGCTTCTCCGCCGACATCATGCCCGAAACGCTCGAGGCGAAGATCCTTCAGGATGCCGATAGACTGGATGCGATCGGCATGGTCGGCGCCGCGCGCTGCTTCTATATCGCCGGGCGGATGGGCAGTGCCCTCTATGATCCGCTCGATCCGCTGGCAAACAACCGCCCGCTTGACGACAAGGCCTATGCAATCGATCATTTCGAAACCAAGCTCTTTCGCCTGACGGATGGTTTCCAGACGACGGCGGGGCGGCGCATGGCCGAGAAGCGTCAGGCAAAGCTTGCCCAGGTGCTTGCGATGATGCTGGAAGAAATATAG
- a CDS encoding PilZ domain-containing protein, translated as MSMRMHVAEPRPGELTTTYKHFYIERPCRILIIGEHLKAKTKYNCLLRHISVGGAMLDFNPNIQLAKNFFLEIKGFKEEIGCTQVHRLGTELGVRFNMLLSQEFIRRLIRSAFQTGGF; from the coding sequence ATGTCGATGCGAATGCACGTCGCCGAGCCTCGCCCCGGCGAACTCACAACCACCTACAAGCATTTCTATATCGAACGGCCATGCCGTATCCTCATCATCGGTGAGCACCTGAAGGCAAAGACCAAGTACAATTGCCTGCTGCGCCATATTTCCGTGGGCGGCGCAATGCTGGATTTCAATCCGAACATTCAGCTGGCGAAGAATTTCTTTCTGGAGATCAAGGGTTTCAAGGAAGAGATCGGCTGCACGCAGGTCCACCGCCTCGGGACCGAACTCGGCGTGCGGTTCAACATGCTCTTGTCGCAGGAATTCATTCGCCGGCTGATCCGCAGCGCCTTCCAGACGGGTGGCTTCTGA
- a CDS encoding PilZ domain-containing protein, whose protein sequence is MQQQSTMYAVVRSKLYEERFERFRVGQAGTLVAVRPGLAGVSTRICRMLEISRGGACFAVNTTIGLPLHYYLSIVGAKKKIGCAEIFRKDNRVEVHFIKPIEEAFLHEIVRHEFFTGQNPKKH, encoded by the coding sequence ATGCAACAGCAGTCGACGATGTATGCCGTGGTTCGTTCCAAGCTCTATGAGGAGCGGTTCGAACGCTTCAGGGTCGGTCAGGCCGGCACCCTCGTAGCAGTTCGGCCGGGACTTGCCGGCGTTTCGACGCGGATTTGCAGGATGCTGGAAATTTCCCGCGGTGGTGCCTGTTTCGCGGTCAACACCACGATCGGCCTTCCGCTGCATTATTATTTGTCGATCGTCGGCGCTAAGAAGAAGATCGGCTGCGCGGAAATCTTTCGCAAGGACAACCGGGTCGAGGTGCACTTCATCAAGCCGATCGAAGAGGCGTTTCTGCACGAGATCGTCCGCCACGAGTTCTTCACCGGCCAGAACCCTAAAAAGCACTGA
- a CDS encoding DUF2339 domain-containing protein: MIEIVALVGFVIAIMALMNGRRTAERLETELEAIRAELKRLEATGVVAAPVQVSDTVLENSDATDGSSQEAPSTEPLAQTASSQELSRQEKVERVSSGEPWGKAPEEKTADTVASRPKESLESRLGARWAVWVGGVALALGGVFMVRYSIEAGLLSPAVRLCLATVFGLLLVGAGEFIRRRALPTTVGGFNTDQFNNAMIPGILTAAGAVTLFGVVYAAYGIYGFMGAGLAFILLGLVSLATVALSLRHGQALAGLGLFASMMTPGLISSESPQPWVLFGYLAVAWLATFLAARLRRWAVVPSLANIGLCLWSLVYIASSPPFEAMPVAFIVLVMVAGVGLVWPAGEPLSEGVPATAQPVAEEAGEDDTSGPREEVPSPAYSPWQAALQPPFAAIAITAAVSGGLIALGLVSPVFSASDKGVLGFVIAIVALACLGAFRANAIYAAMGAAIAAVLGLGNVLALGEMVALIDSGLNGVVATLPVNEFAARPAALALAFAFVVFAAAGLHLRSRTQIALAEIWAAIGGGVPAALVATSFVMTGNLLFDPLHGGVAALLGVILIALAEWLSRREETGQDVALPQAFLLAGSLAQFVIALHALTDGLATTILIALLGTAYVAATRLRQWQALPWMMVGAALVVLARIVWDPTIVGADALGRTPVFNALLAGYGIPALLLALCAWEMRNWQGIRIRNLLQAMASLFVLLTAAILIRHAMNDGVLDSAVPTLAEQSLYTLLAIGASGIFMALDLRSPSPIFRYGGMVIGVWSMLSVLSAHLFALNPYFSGERLGRFPVVDLLMIGYLLPGIGYGVLARYARTRRPMPYVIALAISAAIMIFAWATLSVRRFWQGDAIASWNGFIPGETYTYSVVWLLLGVILLAVGSRFDAKSLRITSAVLVFIAVLKVFLIDMANLEGFLRALSFIGLGTVLIGIGLFYQRILSSRALPSVEMPTAPEPATGT; encoded by the coding sequence ATGATCGAGATCGTCGCCCTTGTCGGTTTCGTCATCGCCATCATGGCGCTGATGAACGGTCGCCGCACGGCTGAGCGGCTGGAGACGGAACTCGAAGCCATCAGGGCGGAATTGAAGCGTCTTGAGGCAACCGGCGTTGTGGCCGCGCCCGTTCAGGTTAGCGACACTGTCCTCGAAAACAGCGATGCAACCGATGGCTCCTCTCAGGAGGCGCCCTCCACGGAGCCCCTTGCGCAGACAGCTTCATCGCAAGAGCTTTCCCGGCAGGAAAAGGTCGAGCGCGTGTCTAGTGGCGAGCCTTGGGGCAAGGCGCCGGAGGAAAAGACAGCCGATACCGTCGCGTCGCGCCCGAAGGAAAGTCTGGAAAGCCGGCTCGGTGCCCGCTGGGCCGTCTGGGTCGGCGGTGTCGCCCTGGCGTTGGGCGGCGTCTTCATGGTGCGTTATTCGATCGAGGCGGGCTTGCTCAGCCCGGCCGTACGTCTTTGCCTGGCGACAGTCTTCGGTCTCCTGCTGGTGGGCGCTGGCGAATTCATTCGCCGGCGGGCGCTGCCGACCACCGTCGGTGGCTTCAATACCGATCAGTTCAACAATGCGATGATCCCCGGTATCCTCACCGCCGCCGGCGCCGTGACGCTCTTTGGCGTCGTCTATGCCGCCTATGGCATCTATGGCTTCATGGGTGCCGGTTTGGCCTTTATCCTGCTGGGGTTGGTTTCGCTCGCAACGGTGGCTCTCTCGCTGCGCCACGGACAGGCACTGGCCGGTCTCGGACTCTTCGCCTCCATGATGACGCCGGGTCTGATCTCTTCGGAAAGTCCACAGCCTTGGGTCTTGTTCGGCTATCTGGCCGTCGCCTGGCTGGCGACATTCCTTGCGGCACGCCTTCGGCGCTGGGCCGTCGTGCCGTCGCTCGCCAATATCGGGCTCTGCCTCTGGTCGCTTGTCTATATCGCATCCTCTCCCCCCTTCGAGGCGATGCCGGTCGCTTTCATCGTTCTGGTCATGGTTGCTGGTGTCGGGTTGGTCTGGCCGGCCGGTGAGCCGCTTTCGGAGGGGGTGCCAGCGACTGCGCAGCCGGTTGCTGAGGAGGCCGGCGAAGATGACACCAGCGGCCCCAGGGAGGAGGTTCCGTCTCCGGCATACAGCCCATGGCAGGCTGCGCTGCAGCCACCCTTTGCCGCCATTGCCATCACGGCAGCCGTCAGTGGCGGGTTGATAGCGCTCGGTCTTGTCAGTCCCGTCTTTTCCGCTTCCGACAAAGGAGTGCTTGGCTTTGTAATCGCCATCGTGGCGCTGGCCTGCCTCGGCGCCTTCAGGGCGAATGCGATCTACGCAGCGATGGGCGCTGCCATTGCCGCCGTGCTTGGTCTGGGAAATGTGCTGGCGCTTGGCGAGATGGTGGCGCTTATCGACTCGGGCCTGAACGGAGTTGTTGCGACTTTGCCCGTCAACGAATTCGCCGCGCGTCCTGCTGCGCTCGCTCTGGCTTTCGCCTTTGTCGTTTTCGCTGCCGCCGGTCTCCACCTGCGAAGCCGCACCCAGATTGCGCTCGCTGAAATATGGGCCGCAATCGGCGGGGGCGTTCCAGCAGCGCTAGTGGCGACGTCCTTCGTGATGACCGGCAATCTCTTATTCGATCCTCTCCACGGCGGTGTTGCCGCGTTGCTCGGTGTTATTCTCATTGCACTTGCGGAATGGCTCTCGCGCCGGGAGGAGACGGGGCAGGACGTTGCACTGCCGCAAGCCTTCCTCCTTGCCGGATCGCTGGCCCAGTTCGTCATCGCTTTGCACGCGCTGACTGACGGCTTGGCGACCACCATACTGATCGCGCTTCTCGGGACGGCCTATGTCGCGGCAACACGCTTGCGCCAATGGCAGGCCTTGCCATGGATGATGGTCGGCGCCGCGCTCGTCGTTCTTGCACGCATTGTCTGGGACCCCACGATTGTCGGTGCCGATGCGCTCGGTCGCACGCCGGTGTTCAATGCGCTGCTCGCCGGTTATGGCATTCCAGCACTCCTATTGGCGCTGTGCGCCTGGGAAATGCGCAACTGGCAGGGCATTCGGATACGCAATCTTCTGCAGGCAATGGCAAGTCTCTTTGTTCTGCTGACCGCCGCTATCCTGATACGCCATGCGATGAACGATGGCGTTCTCGACAGTGCGGTTCCCACCCTTGCCGAGCAGTCGCTATATACCCTGCTGGCGATCGGCGCGTCGGGCATATTCATGGCGCTCGATTTACGCTCACCCAGTCCGATTTTCCGCTACGGCGGCATGGTCATCGGCGTCTGGTCGATGCTTTCCGTGCTGTCGGCGCATCTTTTTGCACTTAACCCATATTTTTCCGGCGAGCGTCTGGGCCGGTTCCCGGTCGTCGATCTCCTGATGATCGGCTATCTCCTGCCGGGCATCGGTTACGGCGTGCTTGCCCGCTATGCCCGCACGCGCCGCCCCATGCCCTATGTGATCGCGCTGGCCATATCGGCGGCCATCATGATCTTCGCCTGGGCAACGCTTTCTGTCCGCCGTTTCTGGCAGGGCGACGCCATCGCCAGCTGGAACGGGTTTATCCCGGGCGAGACCTATACCTATTCCGTCGTGTGGCTGCTTCTGGGCGTGATCCTGCTGGCCGTGGGTTCGCGCTTTGATGCCAAGAGCTTGCGCATCACGTCCGCCGTGCTGGTCTTCATCGCGGTGCTCAAGGTGTTTCTTATCGACATGGCCAATCTGGAGGGTTTCCTGCGCGCCTTGTCATTTATCGGTCTTGGTACGGTGCTAATTGGCATCGGCCTTTTCTATCAGCGGATATTGTCGAGCAGGGCGTTACCGTCGGTCGAGATGCCAACGGCTCCGGAACCGGCAACAGGCACCTAA
- a CDS encoding glycosyltransferase family 4 protein, protein MKIDVLMIGFRHVQATQGGIETHVRHLAEELASLGLNVAVAVRKRRRIEPADAAKAHAPYRSMDPSASGTRVDFRLCRIFPDATDGSSDGAMGINTNQGELLSTGEKAAGNKILIIPIWSPRFVAFEAIVHSLLCILYAAIVRPRIVHIHAIGPGIVAPLASVLGLRVVATHHGQDYHREKWGALARFVLHTGEVMQALAANEIICVSKSLSERLTKRYRRSYTYIPNGVNEVGACHASAILDKLALRPGGYILTVGRIVPEKRQGDLIDAFNAAAITDMKLVIVGGGETGSDHVVQIADKATRSLNVIMAGFREGADLEALYANAAAFALPSSHEGLPIVLLEAMAHGCELVVSDIEPHREFAFAEESYHPVGDIHFLADRMRNAVERSASNGSAKDWSAQLHRYRWPAVARQALDVFRLVDHQIGQTHIPNMNEPVRATLPTRLSLSFRSKA, encoded by the coding sequence ATGAAAATCGATGTCCTGATGATCGGGTTTCGCCATGTACAGGCAACGCAAGGCGGGATCGAAACCCATGTACGGCATTTGGCAGAGGAATTGGCATCTCTTGGCCTGAATGTCGCCGTGGCCGTCAGGAAACGACGGCGGATTGAACCCGCCGACGCCGCGAAAGCACACGCGCCATATCGATCGATGGACCCTTCCGCCTCCGGGACACGCGTTGATTTCCGCCTGTGCAGGATATTTCCCGACGCAACGGATGGCTCATCGGACGGGGCTATGGGGATAAATACCAATCAGGGTGAACTTCTCTCGACCGGGGAAAAGGCCGCCGGCAATAAAATCCTGATCATTCCAATCTGGTCCCCTCGTTTCGTCGCCTTTGAAGCGATCGTTCACAGCCTGCTCTGCATTCTCTATGCCGCGATTGTTCGTCCTCGTATCGTCCATATCCATGCCATAGGCCCAGGTATCGTGGCGCCGCTCGCGAGCGTGCTGGGTTTGCGGGTCGTCGCGACCCATCACGGGCAGGATTATCATCGGGAAAAATGGGGAGCGCTGGCGCGTTTCGTGTTGCACACCGGCGAGGTGATGCAGGCGCTTGCGGCAAACGAGATTATCTGTGTTTCGAAGTCGCTCAGCGAAAGGCTGACGAAGCGCTATCGCCGCAGCTATACTTATATTCCAAACGGCGTGAACGAGGTTGGCGCCTGCCACGCTTCGGCGATACTCGACAAATTGGCTCTTAGACCGGGCGGCTACATCCTCACGGTGGGCAGGATTGTTCCCGAAAAACGGCAAGGCGATCTGATCGATGCCTTCAACGCTGCGGCGATCACCGACATGAAGCTGGTTATTGTCGGCGGAGGGGAAACTGGTTCCGATCACGTGGTGCAGATAGCAGACAAAGCCACACGCTCGTTGAACGTGATCATGGCCGGATTCCGCGAGGGAGCAGACCTTGAAGCGCTCTATGCCAATGCTGCAGCGTTCGCCTTGCCGTCAAGTCATGAAGGGTTGCCGATCGTGCTTCTGGAGGCAATGGCCCATGGCTGTGAGCTTGTGGTCAGCGATATCGAACCGCATCGCGAATTCGCTTTTGCGGAGGAGAGCTACCATCCTGTTGGCGATATTCATTTCCTTGCAGATAGGATGAGAAACGCTGTCGAACGTTCGGCTTCAAACGGTAGCGCGAAGGATTGGAGCGCACAATTACATCGATATCGCTGGCCCGCAGTCGCGAGGCAGGCTCTCGACGTCTTTCGTCTTGTCGATCATCAGATCGGGCAAACGCATATTCCGAATATGAATGAACCTGTGCGCGCTACTCTCCCCACTCGACTTTCTTTGTCGTTCCGCTCCAAAGCATAA
- a CDS encoding DUF2147 domain-containing protein — MIRIVTVAVALTLAAATASFGAEPIVGNWKTVSGETAVISACGGAYCITLKTGKHAGKKIGSMSGAGDSYSGEITDPENDKTYSGSAAIQGVSLKLQGCVLKILCKSQTWTKM, encoded by the coding sequence ATGATCCGTATAGTGACAGTCGCAGTCGCCTTGACGTTGGCAGCGGCCACAGCCAGCTTTGGCGCAGAGCCCATCGTCGGCAATTGGAAGACGGTTAGCGGCGAAACCGCGGTGATCTCCGCTTGCGGCGGTGCCTATTGCATCACGCTCAAGACCGGCAAGCATGCCGGCAAGAAAATCGGCAGCATGTCTGGCGCAGGCGACAGCTATAGCGGCGAAATCACCGACCCCGAAAACGACAAGACCTATAGCGGCTCGGCAGCGATCCAAGGTGTCTCGCTGAAGCTTCAGGGCTGCGTCCTCAAGATTCTCTGCAAATCGCAGACCTGGACGAAAATGTAA
- a CDS encoding pyridoxal phosphate-dependent aminotransferase yields MSAFSRFTPLAASLPSTVPFVGPEAIERQRGRPVLARIGANESGFGPAPSVLTAMAEAAHGIWKYNDPENYDLKQALAVHLGIAAQNLAIGEGIDSLLGQIVRLVIDPGAAVVTSFGAYPTFNFHVAGHGGRLVTVPYAGDREDLDGLLEMVRREDAPLVYFANPDNPMGSWWDAESVIAFARALPETCLLVLDEAYGETAPFGAIPPLDAFINMPNVIRTRTFSKAYGLAGARVGYAISTPGTAQAFDKIRNHFGMNRMATAGAIAALKDKDYLAQVLAQISASRDRISTIVGQNGLVALPSATNFVAIDCGRDATYARAIVDRLMADHGIFIRMPGVAPLNRCIRISTGPESDMVLLEEALPAVLKALATL; encoded by the coding sequence ATGTCCGCTTTTTCCCGTTTTACGCCGCTTGCTGCGTCGCTTCCCTCTACCGTTCCTTTCGTCGGCCCCGAGGCCATTGAGCGCCAGCGTGGTCGCCCGGTTCTGGCGCGGATCGGCGCCAATGAAAGCGGTTTTGGCCCGGCACCATCCGTGCTGACGGCGATGGCCGAGGCGGCGCATGGTATCTGGAAATACAATGACCCCGAAAATTACGACCTGAAGCAGGCCCTTGCCGTCCATCTCGGCATCGCCGCGCAAAATCTTGCGATTGGCGAGGGGATCGACAGCCTGCTTGGCCAGATCGTGCGCCTTGTGATCGATCCTGGCGCAGCCGTCGTGACCTCCTTCGGTGCTTATCCGACCTTCAACTTCCACGTCGCCGGCCATGGCGGACGGTTGGTTACCGTGCCCTATGCCGGTGATCGCGAAGATCTGGATGGTCTCCTCGAAATGGTCCGCCGCGAGGATGCGCCGCTCGTCTACTTCGCCAACCCCGACAATCCCATGGGAAGCTGGTGGGATGCCGAAAGCGTCATCGCCTTTGCCCGTGCGCTGCCGGAAACCTGCCTGCTGGTGCTAGACGAAGCCTATGGGGAAACTGCACCCTTTGGCGCCATTCCCCCCCTCGACGCTTTCATCAATATGCCGAATGTCATTCGCACGCGCACTTTCTCGAAGGCCTACGGCCTGGCTGGCGCTCGTGTCGGCTACGCGATCTCGACGCCGGGAACAGCCCAGGCCTTCGACAAGATCCGCAACCATTTCGGCATGAACCGCATGGCGACTGCGGGTGCTATCGCTGCGCTGAAAGATAAGGACTACCTCGCACAAGTATTGGCGCAGATTTCCGCCTCCCGCGACCGGATCTCCACGATTGTTGGTCAAAACGGGCTCGTCGCCCTGCCTTCCGCCACCAATTTCGTCGCCATCGACTGCGGCCGGGACGCGACTTATGCCCGCGCAATCGTCGATCGTCTGATGGCCGATCACGGCATCTTTATCCGCATGCCGGGTGTTGCGCCGCTCAATCGCTGCATTCGCATCAGCACCGGACCGGAATCCGACATGGTGCTTCTGGAGGAGGCCTTGCCCGCCGTGCTGAAGGCCCTCGCGACGCTTTGA
- a CDS encoding VpsF family polysaccharide biosynthesis protein (VpsF, distantly related to oligosaccharide ligases, is encoded next to the probable flippase VpsE.) — protein MAVSLFVLPNSLLFSVGIRYMSGAGSFAEKLHPSFYLLFLICCMTAMLRQGARRNISLWIRNGWRAPCLCAGFALSIVSFLARSGGGDLSSIIVTFLAPGMLAYALQFASRRTISIVSTFLAFFFVANSMLGIFEFLSGLRLLPFYAADQLITFDNRPTALLGHPLINALLTCAVLLISLSKLVSLGLALRRLFCAGLHLCAAVVFGGRAALVLSGCLATFFLFRHFGVLSKVRVFFSRRAMTLALLGLICLAMLFMSGIADPLLERFVASAKSDHARIASAAVLTQLTPVEWLIGMEPDLRRAYQAMLETPFGFESAPIAMTTAYGLPLTLLLLLSTWSLLSRFARDAFAGSRAVIVYLMLASWTSLSIGSKSLLISQMLIILLCARIPADGTMPARAVAKDRRPSAFRRFAFSPKSRFILTDAPVPLVAREASVICSHHAVERPGHYSRRQTPWRDFGHRRGDDPLPWAPSGYGAFGTFADDAAGAPAGQ, from the coding sequence TTGGCCGTCTCGCTTTTCGTGCTGCCGAACAGCCTGCTGTTCAGCGTGGGCATCCGGTATATGAGCGGGGCCGGTAGCTTTGCCGAGAAATTGCATCCGTCTTTCTATTTGCTCTTCCTGATCTGCTGCATGACAGCGATGCTTCGACAAGGTGCCAGGAGGAATATCTCTCTCTGGATCCGCAACGGTTGGCGCGCGCCATGCCTGTGCGCTGGCTTTGCCCTCTCGATCGTTTCATTTCTGGCGCGCAGCGGTGGTGGCGATCTCTCTTCGATCATCGTCACGTTCCTGGCACCGGGCATGCTCGCCTATGCCCTGCAATTTGCCAGCCGTCGGACGATCTCGATAGTTTCCACCTTCCTTGCATTCTTCTTCGTCGCCAATTCCATGCTCGGCATATTCGAGTTTCTGTCGGGACTGCGGCTCCTGCCTTTCTACGCGGCAGACCAGCTGATCACATTCGACAACAGGCCGACTGCGCTGCTTGGTCATCCGCTCATCAATGCCCTTCTGACTTGCGCCGTGCTGTTGATTTCGCTCTCAAAACTCGTATCCCTTGGCCTGGCGTTGCGTCGCCTCTTCTGCGCAGGCCTGCACCTCTGCGCGGCGGTTGTTTTCGGCGGGCGCGCGGCACTCGTCCTCTCCGGTTGCCTCGCCACGTTTTTTCTGTTCCGACATTTCGGAGTGCTGTCGAAGGTGAGGGTGTTTTTCAGTCGCCGCGCGATGACGCTGGCTTTGCTGGGCCTCATCTGCCTCGCCATGCTTTTCATGTCTGGTATTGCCGATCCGCTGCTCGAACGCTTCGTTGCCTCCGCCAAGAGCGATCACGCGCGCATCGCATCTGCAGCTGTTTTGACGCAGTTGACCCCGGTCGAATGGCTGATCGGAATGGAGCCCGATCTTCGTCGCGCCTACCAAGCAATGCTCGAAACACCCTTTGGTTTCGAGAGCGCGCCGATCGCAATGACGACAGCCTACGGCTTGCCGCTGACTTTACTCCTCTTGCTGTCAACCTGGAGCCTGCTGTCCCGTTTCGCCCGCGATGCCTTTGCAGGTTCGCGTGCTGTCATCGTCTATTTAATGCTGGCGAGCTGGACATCGTTGTCGATTGGCTCGAAGTCGCTGCTGATTTCCCAAATGCTGATCATTCTGCTCTGCGCCCGCATTCCAGCTGATGGAACAATGCCTGCACGCGCCGTGGCGAAGGATCGTCGGCCATCGGCCTTCCGCCGTTTTGCCTTCAGCCCGAAGTCGCGCTTCATCCTGACCGATGCGCCGGTGCCGCTTGTGGCGCGTGAAGCAAGCGTTATATGTTCACATCATGCAGTGGAGCGACCAGGCCATTATTCTCGGCGTCAAACGCCATGGCGAGACTTCGGTCATCGCCGAGGTGATGACCCGCTCCCATGGGCGCCATCTGGGTATGGTGCGTTCGGGACGTTCGCGGACGATGCAGCCGGTGCTCCAGCCGGGCAATGA
- a CDS encoding SEL1-like repeat protein codes for MARFDIQNASDAGGENRADVFCEMGLMYATGRGCDVDLVAAHKWLNIAAIKGSDRAAELRADLATTMSKSDLAVALRAAREWMTLH; via the coding sequence ATGGCACGCTTTGACATTCAGAATGCTTCAGATGCCGGTGGCGAAAACCGCGCGGACGTCTTTTGCGAAATGGGATTGATGTATGCAACCGGCCGCGGTTGCGATGTCGATCTGGTTGCAGCTCACAAGTGGCTCAATATCGCAGCAATCAAGGGTTCGGACCGGGCAGCTGAGCTGCGCGCCGATCTCGCCACAACGATGAGCAAGTCCGATCTCGCCGTTGCGCTCCGCGCCGCTCGCGAGTGGATGACGCTCCACTAA